A window of the Citrus sinensis cultivar Valencia sweet orange chromosome 9, DVS_A1.0, whole genome shotgun sequence genome harbors these coding sequences:
- the LOC102611362 gene encoding receptor-like protein EIX2 — translation MKNTWNVFDLSSNLLSGGLPDCWLNFDSLSILNLANNSFSGKIPDSMGFLNNIQTLSFHDNRLTGKLPSSLKNCSQLRVLDLRKNALYGEISTWIGVSLQNLIVLSLKSNNFHGSIPFQLCHLALIQVLDLSLNNISGKIPKCFNNFSAMTREKSSNPIIELADKIWIVPRYVYKYSYLDNVLLTWKGSEHEYKSTLGLVKILDLSSNKLDGAIPEEIMDLVGLIALNLSRNHLTGPITPKIGQLKSLDFLDLSRNQFSRSIPSSLSQLSGLSVLDLSYNNLSGKIPIGTQLQSFNASVYARNLELCGLPLPNKCPNEESTPCPGRNDGANTLEDEDDQFMTLGFYVSLILGFFVGFWGVCGTLMLNRSWRYGYYKFLTGMKDWLYVTAAVNIAKLQKFRN, via the coding sequence ATGAAAAACACATGGAACGTTTTTGATCTCTCTAGTAACTTATTATCTGGAGGGCTTCCCGATTGTTGGTTGAACTTTGATAGCCTATCCATTCTTAATTTGGCAAACAATAGCTTCTCCGGGAAAATTCCAGACTCGATGGGCTTCCTAAATAATATCCAAACACTGAGTTTTCACGACAATAGGTTAACCGGGAAGTTGCcttcatctttaaaaaattgctCACAATTGAGAGTTTTGGATCTTAGGAAGAATGCATTGTACGGTGAGATATCAACCTGGATAGGGGTAAGTCTTCAAAACTTGATTGTTCTTAGCttgaaatctaataattttcatggAAGTATACCTTTTCAGTTATGCCATCTGGCATTAATTCAAGTCCTGGATCTCTCTTTAAACAATATATCGGGAAAGATACCAAAatgtttcaataatttttcagCCATGACCCGAGAAAAAAGTTCCAATCCTATCATTGAGTTGGCTGATAAAATCTGGATTGTCCCTAGATATGTCTATAAGTATAGTTATTTGGACAATGTTCTGTTGACATGGAAAGGAAGTGAACACGAGTACAAAAGTACTTTGGGACTTGTAAAGATTCTTGACCTTTCGAGTAACAAACTAGATGGAGCAATTCCTGAAGAGATTATGGATCTTGTGGGGTTGATTGCCTTAAACCTTTCAAGAAACCATTTAACAGGACCAATCACTCCAAAGATTGGTCAGTTAAAATCGTTGGATTTCCTTGATTTATCTAGAAACCAGTTTTCTAGAAGCATTCCGTCTAGCCTTTCTCAATTAAGTGGTCTTAGTGTCTTGGACTTGTCGTACAACAACTTGTCAGGAAAAATTCCAATAGGTACTCAGCTCCAAAGCTTTAATGCTTCGGTGTATGCTAGAAATCTTGAACTTTGTGGCCTTCCACTTCCAAACAAATGTCCGAATGAAGAATCCACTCCATGTCCAGGCAGAAATGATGGTGCAAATACTCTAGAGGATGAGGATGATCAGTTTATGACTCTCGGATTTTACGTGAGCTTGATTCTTGGTTTCTTTGTTGGATTCTGGGGTGTCTGCGGAACTTTAATGCTGAATAGGTCGTGGAGATATGGTTACTACAAGTTCCTGACTGGTATGAAAGATTGGCTTTATGTGACAGCGGCTGTGAATATTGCCAAACTGCAAAAGTTCAGGAACTAA